Genomic segment of Zingiber officinale cultivar Zhangliang unplaced genomic scaffold, Zo_v1.1 ctg106, whole genome shotgun sequence:
TGGAAATAGAGATCAATCAGCGTACCTTCAAAGTACATGTAGACGCCGTCCTTTCGGCGCCATGGCTTGCGCTGACGAACGATTACAGCGGGCATGACCTTCTTCCGGAGATCAGGCTTCCCCTTCTTGACAGTCGCCATAACCATGTCCCCGACGCAGGCCGAAGGCAGACGGTTGAGGCGGCCCTTGATCCCCTTGACGGAGATGATGTAAAGATTTTTCGCTCCGGTGTTATCAGCGCAGTTCACCGTGGCGGCCACCGGCAGACCCAGAGACATCCGGAACTTGTTACCCGCCGTTCCTCCGCGACCTGCA
This window contains:
- the LOC122035778 gene encoding 60S ribosomal protein L23, producing the protein MSKRGRGGTAGNKFRMSLGLPVAATVNCADNTGAKNLYIISVKGIKGRLNRLPSACVGDMVMATVKKGKPDLRKKVMPAVIVRQRKPWRRKDGVYMYFEDNAGVIVNPKGEMKGSAITGPIGKECADLWPRIASAANAIV